From a single Pempheris klunzingeri isolate RE-2024b chromosome 2, fPemKlu1.hap1, whole genome shotgun sequence genomic region:
- the faim2b gene encoding fas apoptotic inhibitory molecule 2b isoform X2 produces MKKGKVTDDNEPPTYQEATAGYEEMEAQFAWDDKTIRRTFIRKVYAILMVQLLVTVAIVGLFSFCAPVRFYIQTHPGLYMASYLMFFITYIALTCCGDLRRQFPWNVMFLVLFTLSMAFMMGFVSSFYNTKSVVLCLGITAVVCLSVTIFSFHSKFDITSCQGVLFSLCMVMLLCAITMSIVVPFGYVPWLHALYAVAGAILFTLFLAFDTQLLLGNKRYAISPEEYIFATLSIYLDIIYLFSFLLQILGGGRE; encoded by the exons atGAAAAAGGGAAAG GTGACAGATGACAATGAGCCCCCCACTTATCAGGAGGCCACTGCAG GCTATGAGGAGATGGAGGCCCAGTTTGCCTGGGACGACAAGACCATCCGGCGGACTTTCATCAGGAAG GTCTACGCCATTCTCATGGTCCAGCTGCTTGTGACAGTGGCAATTGTTGGCCTCTTCTCATTTTG CGCACCTGTGAGATTCTACATTCAGACCCATCCTGGCTTGTACATGGCATCTTA TCTCATGTTCTTTATCACCTACATTGCGCTGACCTGCTGCGGAGATCTGAG GCGGCAGTTTCCCTGGAATGTTATGTTTTTAGTCCTCTTT ACTTTGAGCATGGCCTTCATGATGGGATTTGTGTCCAG ctTTTACAACACCAAATCAGTGGTTCTGTGTCTGGGAATCACAGCTGTGGTGTGTCTGTCCGTCACCATCTTCAGCTTCCACAGCAAG ttcgacatcacttcctgtcagggcgtcctgttttctttgtgcaTGGTCATGCTTCTCTGTGCCATCACCATGTCCATTGTTGTTCCTTTCGGATAC GTTCCCTGGTTACATGCCCTTTATGCTGTGGCCGGAGCCATACTCTTTACTCTG TTCCTGGCGTTTGATACTCAGTTGCTGTTAGGGAACAAACGCTACGCTATAAGTCCAGAGGAATATATTTTTGCCACCCTCAGCATCTACCTGGACATAATTTACCTGTTCAGCTTCCTGCTACAAATCCTGGGAGGAGGCCGCGAGTAA
- the faim2b gene encoding fas apoptotic inhibitory molecule 2b isoform X1, giving the protein MKKGKQVTDDNEPPTYQEATAGYEEMEAQFAWDDKTIRRTFIRKVYAILMVQLLVTVAIVGLFSFCAPVRFYIQTHPGLYMASYLMFFITYIALTCCGDLRRQFPWNVMFLVLFTLSMAFMMGFVSSFYNTKSVVLCLGITAVVCLSVTIFSFHSKFDITSCQGVLFSLCMVMLLCAITMSIVVPFGYVPWLHALYAVAGAILFTLFLAFDTQLLLGNKRYAISPEEYIFATLSIYLDIIYLFSFLLQILGGGRE; this is encoded by the exons atGAAAAAGGGAAAG CAGGTGACAGATGACAATGAGCCCCCCACTTATCAGGAGGCCACTGCAG GCTATGAGGAGATGGAGGCCCAGTTTGCCTGGGACGACAAGACCATCCGGCGGACTTTCATCAGGAAG GTCTACGCCATTCTCATGGTCCAGCTGCTTGTGACAGTGGCAATTGTTGGCCTCTTCTCATTTTG CGCACCTGTGAGATTCTACATTCAGACCCATCCTGGCTTGTACATGGCATCTTA TCTCATGTTCTTTATCACCTACATTGCGCTGACCTGCTGCGGAGATCTGAG GCGGCAGTTTCCCTGGAATGTTATGTTTTTAGTCCTCTTT ACTTTGAGCATGGCCTTCATGATGGGATTTGTGTCCAG ctTTTACAACACCAAATCAGTGGTTCTGTGTCTGGGAATCACAGCTGTGGTGTGTCTGTCCGTCACCATCTTCAGCTTCCACAGCAAG ttcgacatcacttcctgtcagggcgtcctgttttctttgtgcaTGGTCATGCTTCTCTGTGCCATCACCATGTCCATTGTTGTTCCTTTCGGATAC GTTCCCTGGTTACATGCCCTTTATGCTGTGGCCGGAGCCATACTCTTTACTCTG TTCCTGGCGTTTGATACTCAGTTGCTGTTAGGGAACAAACGCTACGCTATAAGTCCAGAGGAATATATTTTTGCCACCCTCAGCATCTACCTGGACATAATTTACCTGTTCAGCTTCCTGCTACAAATCCTGGGAGGAGGCCGCGAGTAA
- the LOC139216623 gene encoding nuclear receptor subfamily 1 group D member 1-like, which translates to MENSPGGGVILYAGSSGSASPSPGSPSSGYQTQSPSSHSQPSSPEGVSFQEIGALKQRGEQGGGTPSPRMVFQFPEVNNAPVAQITTATYNHPTVAKRPCGFTGTFTKTGGMVLLCKVCGDIASGFHYGVHACEGCKGFFRRSIQQNIHYKMCVKNEKCLIMRMNRNRCQHCRFKKCLSVGMSRDAVRFGRIPKREKQRLLDEMQSYMNSLNESASMEMDVSSPDAPCSPQNQTNDGAGSISQSYRSTLMNSDEKPLKMAAGNSNIRTSSFQNSSVQEPSLSHSATQTQHTVQGELANLTSSYHVPTNCQGTPTNNENPTNTNVDNAKYSFSSNQNQCPFSGSLSSQSYSANQNSYSASEGPCPWKLNGGAKVLACPLNSCPVAPASRSSQEVWESFSQCFTPAVKEVVEFAKSIPGFQMLSQHDQVMLLKSGTFQVLMVRFCSLFDPKERTVTFLNGQTYSLASLRALGMGCLLDAMFDFSEKLGSLGLEPDEMALFMAVVLVSADRSGIVEVGAVEQLQENLIKALRSIITSRRPDDSTLFPKLLLRLPDLRTLNNQHSDKLLAFRIDP; encoded by the exons ATGGAAAACAGTCCTGGAG gtgGTGTTATCTTGTATGCTGGCTCGTCCGGCAGTGCCAGCCCGAGTCCTGGCAGCCCTTCAAGTGGATACCAGACCCAATCGCCCTCCTCCCACTCGCAGCCTTCATCCCCCGAGGGTGTCTCCTTTCAGGAGATTGGGGCCCTGAAGCAGAGGGGAGAACAAGGGGGAGGAACTCCTTCTCCGAGGATGGTCTTCCAGTTTCCTGAAGTAAACAATGCACCCGTTGCCCAAATAACGACGGCAACCTACAACCATCCAACAGTGGCCAAAAGACCTTGTGGTTTCACTGGGACGTTCACCA AGACCGGAGGTATGGTGCTTCTGTGCAAGGTGTGTGGGGACATTGCATCCGGGTTCCATTACGGTGTGCACGCCTGTGAAGGCTGCAAG GGTTTCTTCAGACGCAGCATTCAGCAGAATATCCATTACAAGATGTGTGTGAAGAATGAAAAGTGTCTCATCATGCGTATGAACCGAAACCGGTGCCAGCACTGTCGCTTTAAGAAGTGTCTCTCCGTGGGCATGTCCAGAGATG CTGTGCGTTTTGGGCGTATTCCCAAGCGGGAGAAGCAGAGACTATTGGACGAGATGCAGAGCTACATGAACAGTCTCAATGAATCAGCTTCCATGGAAATGGACGTCTCATCTCCCGATGCCCCCTGCAGTCCACAGAACCAGACGAATGACGGAGCGGGCTCTATATCGCAGTCTTACCGCAGCACTTTAATGAACAGTGACGAGAAACCACTCAAGATGGCTGCCGGCAACAGCAACATTAGGACTTCTTCCTTCCAGAACAGTTCAGTACAGGAACCTTCCCTGTCACACTCGGCGACCCAGACCCAGCACACGGTTCAGGGGGAGCTGGCAAACCTGACATCAAGCTACCACGTCCCCACAAACTGCCAGGGGACCCCCACCAACAATGAAAACCCCACCAACACCAACGTCGACAATGCCAAGTACTCCTTCTCCTCCAATCAGAATCAGTGTCCCTTCAGTGGCAGCCTATCATCTCAGTCCtactcagccaatcagaacagcTATTCAGCCAGTGAGGGTCCTTGCCCCTGGAAGCTAAATGGAGGAGCCAAAGTGCTG GCGTGTCCACTCAATTCATGTCCAGTGGCCCCGGCCAGTCGCTCCAGTCAGGAGGTGTGGGAGTCTTTCTCCCAGTGCTTCACCCCTGCTGTAAAAGAAGTAGTGGAGTTTGCAAAGAGCATCCCAGGCTTCCAGATGCTTAGCCAGCACGATCAAGTGATGCTGCTCAAATCTGGCACTTTCCAG GTTCTGATGGTGAGGTTCTGCTCACTGTTTGACCCCAAGGAGAGGACGGTGACCTTCCTCAATGGGCAGACATACTCACTGGCCTCTCTAAGGGCTCTCGGCATGGGCTGCTTACTGGACGCCATGTTCGATTTCAGCGAGAAGCTCGGATCTTTGGGTCTGGAGCCAGACGAGATGGCCCTTTTCATGGCCGTCGTGCTCGTCTCTGCTG ATCGCTCTGGTATAGTGGAGGTGGGAGCAGTGGAGCAACTGCAGGAGAATCTAATAAAAGCTCTGCGCTCCATCATCACCAGCCGCCGCCCGGATGACAGCACCCTCTTCCCGAAGTTGCTGCTGCGTCTGCCGGATCTGCGCACCCTGAACAACCAACACTCTGACAAGCTTTTAGCTTTCCGCATAGATCCTTGA